Proteins co-encoded in one Myripristis murdjan chromosome 4, fMyrMur1.1, whole genome shotgun sequence genomic window:
- the serpinc1 gene encoding antithrombin-III translates to MRPAHWLLAAASLLLVSGSFAGQDICSAKPRDLPLEPRCVYRSPDPEDEAPTATEPEKIPESTNPRVWELSQANGRFALSLYKRLADSKPSDANIFMSPISVSTAFAMTKLGACNETLKQIMNVFEFDTIKEKTSDQVHFFFAKLNCRLFRKKDESTELISANRLFGEKSLVFNETYQNISEVVYGAKLLPLNFKEKPELARVTINNWISNKTENRIQDTLPEGALDSNTVLVLVNTIYFKGQWKSKFDKDNVFKSDFHVNENRSCSVSMMYQEAKFRYAHLPDEKVQLLEMPYRGDDITMVIILPARDTPLSQVEASLDLRKLSGWLEAMKETTVSVQVPRFRVEDSFSLKEKLQEMGLRDLFDPHSASLPGMLEDDNNELHISDAFHKAFLEVNEEGSEAAAATAVVAVGRSINLDREVFLADRPFLLLIREASINTLLFTGRLAEPCSH, encoded by the exons CCTGGTCTCCGGCTCCTTCGCCGGCCAGGACATCTGCAGCGCCAAACCCAGAGACCTGCCGCTGGAGCCGCGTTGCGTCTACCGGAGCCCCGACCCCGAGGACGAGGCCCCGACGGCGACCGAGCCGGAGAAGATCCCCGAATCCACCAACCCCCGAGTCTGGGAGCTGTCGCAGGCCAACGGCCGCTTCGCCTTGTCGCTGTACAAGCGGCTGGCTGACAGCAAGCCCAGCGACGCCAACATCTTCATGTCACCCATCAGCGTCTCCACGGCCTTCGCCATGACCAAGCTGGGCGCCTGCAACGAAACTCTGAAGCAGATCATGAAC GTGTTTGAGTTCGACACCATCAAGGAGAAGACGTCCGACCAGGTCCACTTCTTCTTCGCCAAGCTCAACTGTCGTCTGTTCAGGAAGAAGGACGAGAGCACCGAGCTGATCTCCGCCAACCGGCTCTTCGGGGAAAAGTCGCTGGTCTTCAACGAGACCTACCAGAACATCAGCGAGGTGGTCTACGGAGCCAAGCTGCTGCCGCTCAACTTCAAG GAGAAGCCCGAGCTGGCCCGGGTCACCATCAACAACTGGATCTCCAACAAGACTGAGAACCGCATCCAGGACACGCTGCCAGAGGGGGCGCTAGACTCCAACACCGTCCTGGTCCTGGTCAACACCATCTACTTCAAG GGTCAGTGGAAGAGCAAGTTCGACAAAGACAACGTCTTCAAGTCGGACTTCCACGTGAACGAGAACCGCAGCTGCTCGGTCAGCATGATGTACCAGGAGGCCAAGTTCAGGTACGCCCACCTGCCGGACGAGAAGGTGCAGCTGCTGGAGATGCCGTACCGCGGCGATGACATCACCATGGTGATCATCCTGCCGGCCCGGGACACGCCCCTCAGCCAG gtggaggCGAGCCTGGACCTCAGGAAGCTGAGCGGCTGGCTCGAGGCGATGAAGGAGACCACGGTGTCGGTGCAAGTCCCTCGCTTCCGGGTGGAGGACAGTTTCAGTCTGAAGGAGAAGCTGCAGGAGATGGGGCTGAGGGACCTGTTCGACCCGCACAGCGCCAGCCTgccag GGATGCTGGAGGACGACAACAACGAGCTGCACATCTCAGATGCTTTCCACAAAGCTTTCCTGGAG gtGAACGAGGAGGGCAGCGAGGCGGCGGCCGCCACCGCCGTGGTCGCCGTGGGACGCTCCATCAACCTGGACCGAGAAGTGTTCCTGGCCGACCGGCCCTTCCTGCTGCTCATCAGAGAGGCCAGCATCAACACCCTGCTGTTCACCGGGAGGCTGGCCGAGCCCTGCAgccactga
- the zbtb37 gene encoding zinc finger and BTB domain-containing protein 37, whose translation MERSGSIQLDIPDFSNSVLSHLNQLRVQGRLCDIVVNVQGQSFRAHKVVLAASSPYFRDHMSLSQMSTVSLTVIRNPSVFEQLLSFCYTGRLCLQLADIISYLTAASFLQMQHIIDRCTQILEGIHLKISLADLDEDPGEEEGRGHRGGCRTLEAARGGLRLLGPRGGSSAGAAETREAGSPAEEPLSPPAAEHGGPEGPGAAGRTGKESILRINRAGQWYVETSGEPERAGSSEEGGVDGVRIKTERMEEWIGAEPQEEAAAEEGATMMIDTSGRSALLQGPPASLGPKTIQPSSSFSETDRFSPTGSVVVLAERQRAKSESPSRADDLRQPSSQGEEHAAFDMGGYEEYLREQVGDRWFRYNPRLTCIYCCKSFNQKGSLDRHMRLHMGITPFVCRICGKKYTRKDQLEYHIRKHTGNKPFHCHVCGKSFPFQAILNQHFRKNHPGCAPQEAHSASPETTTASVTSRGGQTDEASPSQEEPEAGGAGGGGGPYGDAPQASVSTTGPD comes from the exons aTGGAGCGGTCCGGCAGCATCCAGCTGGACATCCCGGACTTCAGTAACTCGGTGCTGTCGCACCTGAACCAGCTGCGTGTGCAGGGCCGGCTGTGTGACATCGTGGTCAACGTGCAGGGTCAGAGCTTCCGGGCCCACAAGGTGGTTCTGGCCGCCAGCTCGCCGTACTTCAGAGACCACATGTCGCTGAGCCAGATGAGCACCGTGTCGCTGACGGTGATCCGCAACCCGTCGGTGTTCGAGCAGCTGCTGTCCTTCTGCTACACCGGCCGGCTGTGCCTGCAGCTCGCCGACATCATCAGCTACCTGACGGCCGCCAGCTTCCTGCAGATGCAGCACATCATCGACCGCTGCACCCAGATCCTGGAGGGGATCCACCTGAAGATCAGCCTGGCCGACCTGGACGAGGAcccgggggaggaggaggggcggggccaCCGCGGCGGCTGCAGGACCCTGGAGGCGGCGCGAGGCGGTCTGCGTCTCCTCGGCCCGCGGGGAGGTTCCTCCGCCGGAGCCGCGGAGACGCGCGAGGCCGGAAGTCCCGCCGAGGAGCCGCTCAGCCCCCCGGCGGCGGAGCACGGCGGGCCGGAGGGACCCGGCGCCGCCGGCCGGACGGGCAAAGAATCCATCCTGCGCATCAACCGGGCCGGCCAGTGGTACGTGGAGACGAGCGGCGAGCCGGAGCGCGCCGGCAGCAGCGAAGAGGGAGGCGTGGACGGAGTCCGCATCAAGAcggagaggatggaggagtgGATCGGGGCGGAGCCTCAGGAGGAGGCGGCCGCCGAGGAGGGAGCCACCATGATGATCGACACATCAGGACGCAGCGCCCTGCTGCAGGGGCCGCCGGCCTCGCTGGGGCCCAAAACCATCCAGCCGTCTAGCAGcttcagtgagacagacag gttcagTCCGACCGGCAGCGTGGTCGTGTTGGCCGAGCGTCAGAGAGCGAAGAGCGAGTCTCCCAGCCGGGCGGACGACCTGCGGCAGCCCAGCTCCCAG GGGGAGGAGCACGCCGCCTTCGACATGGGCGGCTACGAGGAGTACCTGAGGGAGCAGGTGGGCGACCGCTGGTTCCGTTACAACCCGCGACTCACCTGCATCTACTGCTGCAAGTCCTTCAACCAGAAGGGCAGCCTGGACCGCCACATGCGGCTGCACATGGGCATCACGCCGTTCGTCTGCCGCATCTGCGGGAAGAAGTACACCCGCAAAGACCAGCTGGAGTACCACATCCGCAAGCACACCGGCAACAAGCCCTTCCACTGCCACGTCTGCGGCAAGAGCTTCCCCTTCCAGGCCATCCTCAACCAGCACTTCCGCAAGAACCACCCGGGCTGCGCGCCGCAGGAGGCGCACAGCGCCTCGCCCGAGACCACCACCGCCTCCGTCACCTCCCGGGGAGGCCAGACCGACGAGGCCTCGCCCAGCCAGGAGGAGCCCGAGGCCGGGGGCGCCGGCGGCGGGGGAGGCCCGTACGGAGACGCCCCGCAGGCCTCGGTGTCCACCACGGGGCCCGACTGA
- the LOC115357665 gene encoding uncharacterized protein LOC115357665 isoform X2 produces MDALLLLLSLALCGGVSARSRWSEKPWISVSSPVVVAGEWLTVLCGVPIDYTGGECRLYRGDARTPLSVMTTHDYVCRFVLPVRRLMRRLPVGGRTSVSDRASLGWASCSANLTARRLAAGQQAAPLLPVRLSCSYEQEELHRRSEPSEPLLLLLLDVSQLAPAAPGSNSSTVLCEAEGAEPHMNATNLPDGLTLILRPANGSSPLNTPCTYL; encoded by the exons ATGgatgcactgctgctgctgctcagcctcGCTCtgtgtg gcgggGTGTCGGCCAGGTCGAGATGGAGTG aGAAGCCGTGGATCAGCGTCAGCAGCCCGGTCGTGGTGGCGGGGGAGTGGCTGACGGTGCTGTGCGGCGTTCCCATCGACTACACCGGCGGCGAGTGCCGTCTGTACCGGGGCGACGCGCGGACGCCGCTCAGCGTGATGACCACCCACGACTACGTCTGCCGCTTCGTGCTGCCCGTCCGGCGGCTGATGCGCCGCCTCCCGGTCGGGGGCCGCACCTCCGTCAG CGACAGGGCGTCTCTGGGCTGGGCGTCCTGCAGCGCCAACCTGACGGCCCGCAGGCTCGCCGCCGGCCAGCAGGCGGCGCCGCTGCTTCCTGTGCGGCTGAGCTGCAGCTACGAGCAGGAAGAGCTGCACCGCCGCTCTGAGCCGAGcgagccgctgctgctgctgctgctgg ATGTGAGCCAGCTGGCTCCGGCTGCTCCGGGCTCCAACAGCTCCACGGTGCTGTGTGAGgctgagggggcggagccacacATGAACGCCACCAACCTGCCTGACGGCCTCACCCTGATCCTGCGGCCCGCCAACGGCAGCTCGCCGCTGAACACACCCTGCACGTACCTGTAG
- the LOC115357665 gene encoding uncharacterized protein LOC115357665 isoform X1 yields the protein MDALLLLLSLALCGGVSARSRWSEKPWISVSSPVVVAGEWLTVLCGVPIDYTGGECRLYRGDARTPLSVMTTHDYVCRFVLPVRRLMRRLPVGGRTSVRCDYHLQSYTSESSDNTALFLWESVSAPVLSVSSQVVSVEGSVEVRCSSSSSPSPSVCHFSSDRASLGWASCSANLTARRLAAGQQAAPLLPVRLSCSYEQEELHRRSEPSEPLLLLLLDVSQLAPAAPGSNSSTVLCEAEGAEPHMNATNLPDGLTLILRPANGSSPLNTPCTYL from the exons ATGgatgcactgctgctgctgctcagcctcGCTCtgtgtg gcgggGTGTCGGCCAGGTCGAGATGGAGTG aGAAGCCGTGGATCAGCGTCAGCAGCCCGGTCGTGGTGGCGGGGGAGTGGCTGACGGTGCTGTGCGGCGTTCCCATCGACTACACCGGCGGCGAGTGCCGTCTGTACCGGGGCGACGCGCGGACGCCGCTCAGCGTGATGACCACCCACGACTACGTCTGCCGCTTCGTGCTGCCCGTCCGGCGGCTGATGCGCCGCCTCCCGGTCGGGGGCCGCACCTCCGTCAGGTGTGACTACCACCTGCAGAGCTACACGTCCGAGTCCAGCGACAACACAGCCCTGTTCCTCTGGG AGAGCGTCAGTGCTCCCGTCCTGTCTGTCAGTTCTCAGGTTGTGTCAGTAGAGGGCAGCGTGGAGGTGCGCTGCTCCTCGTCCTCGTCCCCGTCCCCGTCTG TCTGTCACTTCTCCAGCGACAGGGCGTCTCTGGGCTGGGCGTCCTGCAGCGCCAACCTGACGGCCCGCAGGCTCGCCGCCGGCCAGCAGGCGGCGCCGCTGCTTCCTGTGCGGCTGAGCTGCAGCTACGAGCAGGAAGAGCTGCACCGCCGCTCTGAGCCGAGcgagccgctgctgctgctgctgctgg ATGTGAGCCAGCTGGCTCCGGCTGCTCCGGGCTCCAACAGCTCCACGGTGCTGTGTGAGgctgagggggcggagccacacATGAACGCCACCAACCTGCCTGACGGCCTCACCCTGATCCTGCGGCCCGCCAACGGCAGCTCGCCGCTGAACACACCCTGCACGTACCTGTAG